One window from the genome of Bartonella sp. WD16.2 encodes:
- a CDS encoding head-tail joining protein → MQWHGLLSQMIEDVRDTFGQPVIYTRKKTGQSLHITAIYSIKHAEQEAGGKVKTTIPRKELDVCINDIGGVLPELGDRIVLLASQENFTVANVQASESNMYKLILREESVFNVK, encoded by the coding sequence ATGCAATGGCATGGGCTGCTCAGTCAAATGATTGAAGATGTACGTGACACTTTTGGGCAGCCCGTGATCTATACACGAAAGAAAACAGGACAATCTCTTCATATCACAGCTATTTATAGCATTAAGCATGCAGAGCAAGAAGCTGGGGGAAAAGTCAAAACAACTATCCCAAGGAAAGAACTTGATGTTTGCATCAATGATATTGGAGGCGTGCTTCCTGAACTAGGAGATCGTATTGTTCTGCTTGCTTCTCAAGAGAATTTTACTGTCGCAAATGTACAAGCATCAGAATCAAATATGTATAAGCTTATCCTGCGTGAGGAATCTGTATTTAATGTGAAGTAA
- a CDS encoding type II toxin-antitoxin system RelB/DinJ family antitoxin yields the protein MVTSRMVQARVPEDIQNAASQVIQASGLSVSDVVRVLMTRIAQDKAIPSVLFQPNAKTLEAFAELETGGLKKFDSVDELFDDLYADD from the coding sequence ATGGTTACTAGTCGTATGGTTCAAGCACGTGTTCCAGAAGATATTCAGAATGCAGCTAGTCAGGTCATTCAAGCGTCGGGTTTGTCAGTAAGTGATGTGGTTAGAGTATTGATGACCCGTATCGCGCAAGATAAAGCTATTCCATCAGTGTTGTTTCAACCTAATGCAAAAACATTAGAAGCTTTTGCTGAACTCGAAACAGGTGGTTTAAAAAAGTTTGATTCAGTAGACGAATTATTTGATGATTTGTATGCGGACGATTGA
- a CDS encoding BrnA antitoxin family protein codes for MDSPPLTDEELARLKPAKEILPTSFFKYVTEERRKRGRPPVKSPKQAITLRLDPKVIASFKEQGKNWRTRMGEILTKASGC; via the coding sequence GTGGATTCGCCACCACTTACAGACGAAGAGCTTGCACGCTTAAAACCAGCTAAAGAAATTTTACCTACCTCCTTCTTTAAATATGTAACAGAAGAGCGTCGTAAGCGTGGACGCCCACCAGTTAAATCTCCCAAACAAGCGATTACTCTACGTCTTGACCCCAAAGTTATTGCCTCTTTTAAGGAACAAGGTAAAAACTGGCGTACGCGTATGGGTGAAATCTTAACAAAAGCAAGTGGTTGCTAA
- a CDS encoding phage baseplate assembly protein V: MLERRDSEITDLKRRVANMVMVGKISHVDHKNARYRVQSGNIVSDWIPDTQARAGKTRSYEGRDVGEQVIILSTSGDLSQGMIIGSIHTDANQAADKGNIHKTIYPDGTTVEYDDETSTYSLTIKSEGKFILTISDGVSMKGEGGELEITAPDGIKIISESDMTLKADGNMTLEAEGDVAIKSSDGVSLESGSHMSLKSSSSTSLKAGGEVSVKSSGLKHNSVNVGSGHKHPGVTSGSAMTGGPI, encoded by the coding sequence ATGTTAGAGCGACGTGATAGCGAAATTACAGATTTAAAAAGGCGTGTGGCCAATATGGTTATGGTAGGCAAAATTAGCCACGTTGATCATAAAAACGCACGCTATCGTGTTCAAAGCGGGAATATTGTAAGCGATTGGATTCCAGATACACAGGCTCGTGCAGGAAAGACCCGTTCCTATGAAGGGCGTGATGTGGGTGAGCAAGTTATTATCCTTTCCACATCAGGTGATTTATCGCAAGGGATGATTATTGGCTCTATTCATACAGATGCCAATCAAGCAGCTGATAAGGGCAATATTCATAAAACCATATACCCTGATGGCACAACGGTTGAATATGATGATGAGACAAGCACTTACTCATTGACGATTAAGTCGGAAGGAAAATTCATTTTAACGATATCCGATGGCGTTTCAATGAAAGGTGAAGGAGGTGAATTAGAAATCACCGCTCCAGATGGCATAAAGATTATTTCAGAAAGTGATATGACTTTAAAAGCAGATGGAAACATGACACTGGAGGCAGAGGGAGATGTTGCTATCAAATCAAGTGATGGGGTTTCTCTTGAGTCAGGCAGTCATATGTCCCTTAAATCAAGTAGTAGCACCTCTCTCAAAGCGGGTGGCGAGGTATCTGTTAAGTCAAGTGGGTTAAAGCATAATAGTGTTAACGTCGGAAGTGGCCATAAACACCCTGGTGTGACATCTGGTAGTGCTATGACGGGAGGCCCCATTTGA
- a CDS encoding major capsid protein, with product MDISFFNHNAFSMATMMKAIENYAFKPDLIGSLNLFEEVETNKTTVGIERRDNKLSLIPTSERGSPLIEAGRDSRNVRFFPTTRIAKSDTIKAEEIQDRREFGTEDQLETAMKFIAKRQKNLIGEIELTWENMQLGAIQGIVLDADGSVLYDWYKEWGITPPEPIDFKLNEDTTDVSYMVNQIRIKMVKASGNTFSTRSRIIGFCGDEFFFKLKNHKTIRETYLNTSLAQTLNSTAGIATPGAIELGSFGSFDFAGATFINYCNIHDYNMNTKSKTKRSIGIKPDECQFVPVNVPGVFQKTFAPGESWKVVNTIGKPLYPTLVIDRDNDAWVRAEVYSYPLFICARPEMLFKAVVKAQ from the coding sequence ATGGATATAAGTTTTTTTAATCACAACGCATTCTCAATGGCAACAATGATGAAAGCGATTGAGAATTACGCGTTTAAACCTGATCTGATTGGTTCACTTAACCTTTTTGAGGAAGTTGAGACAAACAAGACAACAGTTGGCATTGAGAGACGTGACAACAAATTATCACTCATTCCAACAAGTGAACGCGGCTCACCTTTAATAGAAGCAGGTAGAGATAGTCGCAACGTTCGGTTTTTTCCAACAACACGTATTGCTAAAAGCGACACAATAAAGGCGGAAGAAATTCAAGACCGGCGAGAGTTTGGTACAGAAGACCAGCTTGAAACAGCGATGAAATTTATCGCTAAAAGGCAAAAGAATCTGATTGGGGAAATTGAACTGACCTGGGAAAATATGCAGCTTGGAGCTATTCAAGGTATTGTTCTCGATGCTGATGGATCAGTGCTTTATGATTGGTATAAGGAATGGGGGATCACACCACCAGAGCCTATTGATTTTAAACTAAATGAGGACACAACCGATGTTTCTTATATGGTTAATCAAATTCGCATCAAGATGGTTAAAGCTTCAGGCAATACATTTTCCACTCGTTCACGAATTATTGGGTTTTGTGGAGATGAATTCTTTTTCAAGTTAAAAAATCACAAAACAATTCGTGAAACTTATCTCAACACATCTTTAGCACAAACATTAAATAGTACAGCAGGTATCGCAACGCCTGGAGCTATTGAATTAGGAAGCTTTGGAAGTTTTGATTTCGCTGGTGCGACGTTTATTAATTACTGCAACATTCATGATTATAATATGAATACTAAATCCAAGACAAAACGAAGCATAGGTATTAAGCCTGATGAATGTCAATTCGTTCCTGTTAATGTGCCTGGTGTATTCCAAAAAACATTTGCTCCGGGTGAAAGTTGGAAGGTTGTTAATACGATAGGCAAACCTCTTTATCCTACACTTGTTATAGATCGCGATAATGACGCGTGGGTGAGGGCTGAAGTATACAGTTACCCACTCTTCATTTGCGCGCGTCCTGAAATGCTTTTCAAAGCAGTAGTGAAAGCACAATAA
- a CDS encoding DUF4815 domain-containing protein produces the protein MEHESGLPFAIDRSVGKDEQQSVVFYGERSFIQSAELNEVQTIIRGRHDRLGRLVAKEGDRIERADAFVDQSTQKVTLTEGKIFIAGDIFPVSETVLNNVPMLGRVEIGVKLQKKWITHEDDPQLLGQIPGTLAEGEPGAARETAKLVWALENDKQEGVFFPVYVLQDGTLIDQKPPSLLEPALQAIATYDRAHGHYIVNGCRVTALGQNDGKQIFSIEEGEANINGFKHKRLAALRHEEPEDYCEGIVPSETHLFTSKKAKATKSEKTSFTFETYYFPIATVHSILLTKEKTTNVTRGGVASGRDGVPDKSVVSFIKVVQGDKEFKEGVDFKKTGDTIDWSLSGDEPKPGSTYEVTYHYRAKVNADKITAREITVTDGAEGGDIIVSYTYKLPRIDRIGLNAQGNVVYIQGISADNPIAPSVPDDILSLATITNNWLDYPRVDNNGTRVAPYAEMWRYFNRVLDLDRLLQLEKIKSNVDSKEPVSKKGMIADPFLDDSLRDEGIEQTGAIGHGLLRLAIEPTFYYAPLNEPVTLDWENEVIIAQELMTACEKINPYQNFDPLPGTLALTPATDFWRVQRTDWLSGVTNELSMGSRPGGGRQTETKDELVSTHQEQIDFLRQIDLNFKIEGFGKGEVLESLTFDGVSVLPKETLTANPQGIIEGKFKIPKDITAGTKNVIAVGKGKTTATGLFTGQGTIDVQVMRRVTTVRVWKKSDPQAQVFTPDETRQITGIDFHICKIGNRAHDLMVDLVTTDNGYPTADIQAQALYSMKEAETGWAAARYSVPLTVLNDRLTAFVIKTDDGDHSVSLAKLGDFDEENQRYVSSHPYITGPRFSSVNAQTWTAHQDEALAFRVLAARYTQTEKTVDLGEFDLKECSDLQVRAAIELPSSECSVIFEIERNNGTIYQLLPFQLLSLTEYISEKVQLRAILKGTEKLSPVLFAPIELIAGKIRKEATYVTRAFSFGEKSRLTSYIKTFLPGGSTFKMEIQLDDGDFASLKLEDTEQLAQPLWTERKFVSEDKTAEQARLKLTLTGGPAARSMASDFGAGIM, from the coding sequence ATGGAGCATGAAAGCGGTTTACCGTTTGCAATTGACCGATCTGTAGGCAAAGACGAGCAACAAAGTGTTGTATTCTATGGAGAGCGTTCCTTTATTCAAAGTGCAGAACTCAATGAAGTTCAAACCATTATTCGTGGTCGTCATGATCGTTTAGGAAGACTTGTGGCCAAAGAAGGTGACCGTATTGAGCGTGCCGATGCTTTCGTTGATCAAAGCACTCAAAAAGTTACTTTGACAGAAGGAAAAATCTTTATTGCAGGGGATATCTTCCCTGTATCAGAAACCGTTTTAAACAATGTCCCCATGCTTGGACGTGTAGAGATCGGTGTAAAGCTTCAAAAAAAGTGGATAACCCATGAAGATGATCCACAGTTATTAGGCCAAATTCCAGGCACATTGGCAGAAGGTGAGCCAGGAGCGGCAAGAGAAACAGCAAAACTTGTATGGGCTTTGGAAAATGACAAGCAAGAAGGTGTTTTCTTCCCTGTCTATGTCTTACAAGATGGCACTTTGATTGATCAAAAGCCCCCTTCATTGTTAGAACCTGCTTTGCAAGCTATTGCAACTTATGACCGTGCTCATGGGCATTATATTGTCAATGGTTGTCGGGTGACAGCCTTAGGACAAAATGATGGCAAACAAATATTTAGTATAGAAGAAGGTGAAGCCAATATTAATGGCTTTAAACATAAACGCCTTGCTGCTTTAAGGCATGAAGAGCCAGAAGACTATTGTGAAGGCATAGTGCCAAGTGAAACACATCTCTTTACATCCAAGAAAGCCAAGGCAACTAAATCCGAGAAGACAAGCTTTACGTTTGAAACTTATTATTTTCCCATCGCAACTGTTCACTCTATTTTACTCACAAAAGAAAAGACCACTAATGTCACCCGCGGTGGCGTAGCCTCAGGACGTGATGGGGTTCCCGATAAAAGTGTTGTGAGTTTTATAAAGGTCGTTCAAGGGGATAAGGAATTTAAAGAAGGCGTAGACTTTAAAAAGACGGGTGATACGATTGACTGGTCTCTATCTGGCGATGAACCTAAACCAGGTAGCACTTATGAGGTCACCTATCACTATCGTGCAAAGGTGAATGCTGATAAAATTACAGCGCGGGAAATTACTGTCACGGATGGTGCTGAAGGTGGAGATATTATTGTCAGTTACACCTACAAACTGCCTCGTATTGACCGCATAGGCTTAAATGCTCAAGGGAATGTGGTTTATATTCAAGGGATTTCAGCAGACAATCCTATAGCACCTAGTGTTCCTGATGATATCTTATCGCTTGCAACGATCACAAATAATTGGCTTGATTATCCACGTGTCGATAATAATGGCACACGTGTTGCCCCTTATGCTGAAATGTGGCGCTATTTTAACCGTGTTCTCGATCTTGATCGGTTATTACAGCTTGAAAAGATTAAGAGCAATGTTGATTCAAAAGAACCTGTCTCCAAAAAAGGGATGATTGCCGATCCTTTTCTTGATGACAGTCTTCGTGATGAAGGAATAGAACAAACAGGTGCAATAGGTCATGGCTTATTACGCCTTGCTATTGAGCCTACATTTTACTACGCTCCCTTAAATGAGCCTGTCACCCTCGATTGGGAGAATGAAGTCATCATTGCGCAAGAGTTGATGACTGCTTGCGAGAAAATCAATCCTTATCAGAACTTTGATCCATTGCCAGGCACACTTGCCCTCACCCCTGCAACGGATTTCTGGCGTGTTCAACGTACAGATTGGCTTTCAGGCGTGACAAATGAACTGTCTATGGGCAGCCGTCCTGGGGGTGGGCGTCAAACAGAAACGAAGGATGAACTGGTCAGTACACATCAAGAGCAAATTGATTTCTTAAGACAAATTGATCTCAATTTTAAAATTGAAGGCTTTGGTAAAGGAGAGGTTTTAGAAAGTCTGACATTTGATGGCGTTAGTGTTTTACCAAAAGAAACACTTACGGCTAATCCTCAAGGCATTATTGAAGGGAAGTTTAAAATTCCTAAAGACATCACAGCAGGAACAAAAAACGTCATTGCTGTTGGTAAAGGAAAAACAACGGCTACAGGTTTGTTTACGGGGCAAGGTACAATTGATGTGCAGGTTATGCGGCGTGTAACAACAGTGCGTGTATGGAAGAAATCTGATCCGCAAGCTCAAGTCTTTACGCCTGATGAAACGCGGCAAATAACAGGTATTGATTTCCATATTTGCAAGATTGGCAATCGTGCGCATGATTTGATGGTAGATCTCGTTACAACAGACAACGGCTATCCTACAGCGGACATTCAAGCACAAGCTCTCTATTCAATGAAAGAGGCTGAAACAGGATGGGCTGCAGCACGCTATAGTGTTCCATTGACCGTGCTTAATGATCGTTTAACAGCCTTTGTCATTAAAACGGATGATGGTGATCATTCTGTTTCATTAGCAAAACTTGGAGATTTTGATGAAGAAAACCAAAGATATGTCTCCAGTCATCCTTATATCACAGGGCCTCGTTTTTCTTCTGTGAATGCGCAAACATGGACAGCTCATCAAGATGAGGCCTTAGCATTTCGTGTACTTGCTGCTCGTTATACACAAACAGAAAAAACTGTCGATTTAGGTGAGTTTGATCTTAAAGAGTGTTCTGATTTGCAGGTGCGTGCAGCGATTGAATTGCCCTCCAGTGAATGTTCTGTCATCTTTGAAATTGAACGCAACAACGGTACAATTTATCAACTCTTACCGTTCCAATTGCTCAGTTTAACGGAATATATCAGTGAAAAAGTCCAGTTACGAGCCATTTTAAAAGGGACAGAGAAGCTTTCACCAGTATTGTTTGCTCCCATTGAATTGATTGCGGGCAAGATTAGAAAAGAAGCAACCTATGTCACACGTGCTTTTTCCTTTGGAGAAAAGTCGAGGCTAACCAGTTATATTAAAACTTTTTTACCAGGCGGTTCGACCTTTAAAATGGAGATCCAGCTGGATGATGGGGATTTTGCTTCCTTAAAATTAGAAGACACAGAACAACTCGCACAGCCACTTTGGACAGAACGCAAATTTGTCAGTGAAGACAAAACAGCTGAGCAAGCACGTTTGAAACTGACATTGACTGGCGGTCCTGCAGCACGTTCCATGGCAAGTGACTTTGGTGCGGGAATTATGTGA
- a CDS encoding type II toxin-antitoxin system YafQ family toxin, with product MRTIERTAVFKRDFKREMKGRHRHLLESDLRKIIEALANDQPLEPRHRDHALTGNWSDYRDCHIRPDLVLIYRLINQDRLVLVRLGSHSELDL from the coding sequence ATGCGGACGATTGAGCGTACTGCTGTTTTTAAACGTGATTTCAAGCGTGAAATGAAAGGAAGGCATCGCCACCTTTTAGAGAGTGATTTGCGCAAAATTATTGAAGCATTAGCCAATGACCAACCGTTAGAACCGCGGCATCGTGATCATGCATTAACCGGAAATTGGAGTGATTACAGAGACTGCCATATTCGACCTGATTTGGTATTGATTTATCGTTTAATCAATCAGGATAGATTGGTTTTGGTACGTCTTGGTTCTCATTCTGAACTTGATTTATGA
- a CDS encoding GPW/gp25 family protein — protein MNCETGKSMVGVDHLRQSIMDILTTRIGTRVMRRDYGSRVLDLIDDPVNEAFKVAIYAAVAEALDRWEPRLKLQQVNLTSVEPGKVSMSFEGIYVPSGKPITMEGLQIG, from the coding sequence ATGAATTGTGAAACAGGCAAATCCATGGTCGGAGTTGATCACTTGCGTCAGTCCATCATGGATATTTTAACGACACGGATAGGAACACGGGTCATGCGTCGTGATTATGGATCACGTGTTCTTGATCTGATTGATGATCCGGTCAATGAAGCCTTTAAGGTTGCCATTTATGCAGCTGTTGCAGAGGCTTTAGATAGATGGGAGCCTCGTTTGAAGCTTCAACAAGTGAATTTAACTTCTGTTGAGCCGGGAAAAGTTTCCATGTCCTTTGAAGGAATTTACGTCCCTTCAGGAAAGCCAATCACTATGGAAGGATTGCAGATAGGATGA
- a CDS encoding baseplate J/gp47 family protein → MNEDFIKPEIIPELSIEEIRAACLESLKQLLPNYTPLESDPAVKIIEVASYREFLLRQRINEAARNTVLDFAKGEALDALGQWHGVERLEGESDDSYRERIKLRVRAGKGGGTEPYYRYFALSADNRVKDAVIYRKGRNPTIHVAIFGKNEQGTASEELLQRVKEVLTDKSVIMTNDTIEVHAAVTKVLDLEADVWLLPEISLEILTQMEANLRAAWKKEQALGRELSSSWWISKLMIPGVQKVIAVNPTNDIAVSSEEVLAIGKVTLNFKGRL, encoded by the coding sequence ATGAATGAGGATTTTATAAAACCAGAAATCATTCCAGAGCTTTCTATTGAAGAAATACGTGCTGCTTGTCTTGAGAGTTTAAAACAGCTGTTACCCAATTACACACCTTTGGAAAGTGATCCAGCGGTTAAAATCATTGAGGTTGCAAGTTACAGAGAGTTTTTATTAAGGCAGCGTATTAATGAGGCTGCACGCAACACCGTTCTTGACTTTGCAAAGGGGGAAGCTCTTGATGCTTTGGGGCAATGGCATGGCGTTGAACGCTTAGAAGGTGAAAGCGATGACAGCTATCGTGAACGCATTAAGCTTCGTGTACGGGCTGGTAAAGGGGGTGGAACAGAGCCTTATTATAGGTATTTCGCCTTATCAGCAGATAATCGTGTGAAGGATGCGGTCATTTATCGAAAAGGAAGAAATCCTACCATTCACGTGGCTATTTTTGGCAAGAATGAACAAGGAACAGCGAGTGAGGAATTGTTACAAAGAGTCAAAGAAGTGCTGACGGATAAAAGCGTGATTATGACCAATGATACCATTGAAGTTCACGCTGCAGTGACAAAGGTTTTAGATTTAGAAGCAGATGTTTGGCTCTTACCTGAAATTTCTTTAGAAATCTTAACCCAAATGGAGGCAAATTTACGGGCAGCTTGGAAGAAAGAGCAAGCCCTTGGTCGTGAGTTGAGTTCATCATGGTGGATTTCAAAACTGATGATCCCTGGTGTACAGAAAGTCATTGCTGTTAATCCAACAAATGATATTGCCGTCTCCAGTGAAGAGGTTTTAGCCATTGGTAAAGTGACGCTCAACTTCAAAGGGCGTCTATAG
- a CDS encoding phage tail protein — MLGCLLPTNTTQFEKRLADACDFHKSIEDSINFISRAKLDIIDPSFLPWLVEEYGLGELTSYVPDLSVLLETGPSWQRVRGSLKAIDKGLEWLDLNAQFVKAWPERKWWNSFQLYFDQLPDTDKLKAIEGIVKLSECLRSDFWRGIHGYDAPIVEGNISRLDDSMFDSQSGVCVTESGTVFSFGRSTEISLTLTEEDGKLIGNWIDDQEELVWEGLDYPWDVMDFPWVSVGKNERDILMAGWFKGRTLYLALRDDDDKLIGYRRCNIVQQVKSDLNGVYSYSDSRLEPSTQGTQFLTAARTQFHDVDDKQVASTSVLVHATPAKLIPFGRLWLEPDGLIDGVEILKTPVSLSLRKDVREQFKILLRF, encoded by the coding sequence ATGCTTGGGTGCTTACTGCCGACAAACACAACACAATTTGAAAAACGCCTTGCAGATGCTTGTGACTTTCATAAAAGCATTGAAGATTCAATCAATTTTATCTCTCGTGCAAAGCTTGATATCATAGACCCAAGCTTCTTGCCATGGTTGGTTGAAGAATATGGACTTGGAGAACTGACATCTTATGTTCCAGATCTCTCTGTTTTGCTTGAAACGGGACCGAGCTGGCAGCGGGTACGTGGATCTCTAAAAGCTATCGATAAAGGGCTTGAATGGTTAGATCTGAATGCACAGTTCGTAAAGGCATGGCCAGAGCGAAAATGGTGGAATTCATTTCAGCTTTATTTTGATCAATTGCCTGACACAGACAAACTTAAAGCCATTGAAGGGATCGTCAAGCTTTCTGAATGTTTACGTTCTGATTTTTGGCGTGGTATTCATGGTTATGATGCTCCCATTGTAGAAGGGAATATATCTCGCTTAGATGACAGCATGTTTGACTCTCAAAGCGGTGTGTGCGTGACAGAAAGCGGCACAGTATTTTCCTTTGGGCGTTCTACAGAAATAAGCCTCACTTTAACTGAAGAAGACGGAAAGCTCATTGGCAATTGGATTGACGATCAAGAAGAGCTTGTTTGGGAAGGTTTAGATTATCCATGGGATGTGATGGACTTCCCTTGGGTGTCAGTGGGGAAAAACGAGCGTGACATACTCATGGCGGGTTGGTTTAAAGGTCGCACTCTTTATCTGGCTTTAAGAGACGACGACGATAAGTTGATTGGTTATCGAAGATGTAACATTGTTCAACAGGTGAAAAGTGACTTAAACGGGGTTTACAGTTATTCAGACAGTCGACTTGAGCCTTCTACACAAGGTACACAGTTTTTGACTGCAGCACGAACGCAGTTTCATGATGTCGATGATAAACAGGTAGCGTCTACTTCTGTCCTTGTTCATGCAACCCCTGCAAAGCTTATTCCCTTTGGAAGACTGTGGTTAGAGCCAGATGGGCTTATTGATGGCGTGGAGATTCTTAAAACCCCTGTTTCTCTATCTTTACGTAAAGATGTTCGTGAACAATTCAAAATTTTATTGAGGTTTTAA
- a CDS encoding head decoration protein produces MSKVFYEGPRDSAYLGHYNPDMSNEEVIFAKGSEIAAGTVMGMVTTTGKYVPFNPDALDGSEIPAGISYANVDVSQSDQRATITVRLCTVKASELIWPEKIDDKKKEEAIQILEKNNILLR; encoded by the coding sequence ATGAGTAAAGTTTTTTATGAAGGCCCTCGTGATAGCGCTTATCTTGGGCATTATAACCCTGACATGTCAAACGAGGAAGTAATCTTTGCAAAAGGATCTGAAATCGCAGCAGGAACCGTCATGGGAATGGTGACCACAACGGGCAAATATGTGCCGTTTAATCCCGATGCATTAGATGGCAGTGAAATTCCAGCGGGCATTTCTTATGCCAATGTTGATGTCTCACAAAGCGATCAACGAGCAACGATTACAGTGCGTTTATGCACGGTAAAAGCATCTGAACTGATATGGCCTGAAAAAATTGATGACAAGAAAAAGGAAGAAGCCATTCAGATCTTAGAAAAAAATAACATTCTATTGCGATAG
- a CDS encoding type II toxin-antitoxin system HicB family antitoxin has translation MNNNHYTYRVLWSQEDEEYVGLCAEFPSLSWLDVKAESALKGIMNLVTEVVEDMQRSGEDVPIPLSHVKYSGKFQLRIPPELHRQLAIQAAENGVSLNRYISSKL, from the coding sequence ATGAACAATAATCATTATACGTATCGTGTTTTGTGGTCGCAAGAAGATGAGGAATATGTTGGTTTATGCGCTGAATTTCCTTCTCTTTCATGGTTAGATGTTAAAGCAGAGAGTGCTTTAAAGGGTATTATGAACCTCGTTACAGAAGTTGTTGAGGACATGCAACGCAGTGGAGAGGATGTTCCTATACCTTTGTCACATGTAAAATATAGTGGCAAATTTCAATTAAGAATACCACCAGAACTCCACAGACAATTGGCAATTCAAGCTGCTGAAAATGGTGTAAGCTTAAATAGATATATTTCTTCTAAACTGTAG
- a CDS encoding Bgr_08870 family protein — MAKTEKLGMELPQEGRFISAEFPLLRKNLTIIDQAVSDLDEKVDEKAPLQHTHEINEVSGLEDTLNGKMEIDKTFALVDLTDIEGANDAAETHVLYKTGEDHFAFGTAQSLVGEHQHDVKDITGLEEYVATVNVDLKDYGCLSGENEWKDTNVFKGKVSIEKDIELAETSSLTLKQSDKVVTNLSTTGTLLKGPLKVDGKPVYTKLQADKAISEEIEKLKQSLTDESSSCSVIINKFVHWPELADAELVYTQSGRIEWPDWITDEAVVEIQAWGGGGGGGGGGGNIKYFGGGGGGGGCSVWYGPKKHLNGHEDFVIGKGGAFTKDKNGPGKVGGTTTVGKNLLKLQVVAVVKGLLTLLRDKVVLEELEKPLPN; from the coding sequence ATGGCGAAAACAGAGAAGTTAGGAATGGAATTACCTCAAGAAGGTCGCTTTATCAGTGCTGAATTTCCTCTTTTACGTAAAAACCTAACCATCATTGATCAAGCCGTTTCTGATCTTGATGAAAAGGTGGATGAGAAAGCTCCTTTACAGCACACTCATGAGATAAATGAAGTCAGTGGGCTTGAAGATACATTGAATGGTAAAATGGAGATAGATAAGACCTTTGCCTTGGTCGATTTGACTGATATCGAAGGTGCCAATGATGCAGCTGAAACCCACGTTTTATATAAAACAGGTGAGGATCACTTTGCCTTTGGCACTGCTCAATCACTCGTAGGAGAACACCAGCATGACGTTAAAGATATTACAGGTCTTGAAGAGTATGTAGCAACCGTTAATGTAGATTTGAAAGATTATGGGTGTTTGTCGGGTGAAAATGAGTGGAAAGATACGAACGTTTTTAAAGGTAAAGTCAGTATTGAAAAAGACATTGAATTAGCTGAAACCTCTTCTTTAACTTTGAAACAAAGTGATAAAGTGGTGACAAATTTAAGCACAACTGGAACCTTGCTTAAAGGGCCTCTTAAGGTTGATGGCAAACCCGTTTACACCAAACTGCAAGCCGATAAAGCTATATCGGAAGAAATAGAAAAATTAAAACAGTCTTTGACTGATGAGAGCTCGAGTTGCTCTGTTATCATCAATAAGTTCGTTCATTGGCCAGAGCTTGCTGATGCAGAATTAGTCTACACGCAAAGTGGGAGGATTGAGTGGCCAGATTGGATAACCGATGAAGCCGTGGTTGAAATCCAAGCATGGGGCGGCGGCGGTGGCGGTGGCGGTGGGGGAGGTAACATAAAATATTTCGGTGGCGGTGGCGGTGGCGGTGGCTGCTCAGTATGGTATGGCCCTAAAAAACATTTGAATGGACATGAAGATTTCGTCATTGGTAAAGGGGGAGCTTTTACAAAAGATAAAAATGGGCCAGGCAAGGTTGGAGGGACAACAACTGTCGGAAAAAATTTATTGAAGCTGCAGGTGGTGGCGGTGGTAAAGGGGCTTCTGACTCTGCTTCGGGACAAGGTGGTCCTGGAGGAGCTGGAAAAACCGTTACCGAATTAA
- a CDS encoding toxin HicA: MSHKIEKIVSLMKTSPKNIKFSDLLAVCRHFFGEPRNNGSSHFVFKTPWFGDPRVNIQKSSGNKAKAYQVKQILQAIERIKHEQ, encoded by the coding sequence ATGAGTCATAAAATTGAAAAAATAGTCAGCTTGATGAAAACATCACCAAAAAACATAAAGTTTTCAGATTTGTTGGCTGTATGTAGACATTTCTTTGGAGAACCGCGAAACAATGGTTCAAGCCATTTTGTTTTTAAAACCCCGTGGTTTGGAGATCCTCGTGTGAATATTCAAAAAAGTTCTGGTAACAAAGCAAAAGCTTATCAAGTCAAACAAATCTTACAAGCGATAGAAAGGATAAAGCATGAACAATAA